AGCTCCTTTGTTgcgttctgttttgtttgtggtttttgtttttgagatgggtatcttgctatatagctcaggctggcctgaaacacactatagacaaggctggcctcaaaatgatcctcctgcctcccctcctcaATGCTGGGGTGACAAGTATGGACCATCAGGCCTGACTTTGCTGAGGTTcttggtggtgggtggtggtggtggtgttttgtttttaaacacaatCACTAACAGCAcactgttttataaaaataaagaagccagaaaggcAGCGAGGGCAGGGGGAATGAAGGCGGTGGGGGGTTAAGCTTAACCTTTCGTGGGTACTCTTCATAGCGCAAGCCAGACTTGTGGTTTATGAGCTTCTGCCAAGCCCAGCCCCGGAGACCCCGAGGTCGGGCATCCAGAACTCCCTTTGAAGTTTCTCCACAGTCTGCATGACCGATGAAGGCCATCCCTGGGTTTCCCTTGTGGTACACAAGACTCGCCTGAAGATCACCCAGGACCCCTCTCTGAACTATGAGTACCTGCCCCTGCTGGGCATGAAATCATTCATCCAAGCCGCCTTGGAACTCCTCTTTGGAAAGCACAGCCAAGCCATTGCCGAGAAAAGGGTGAGACCCCGAGAGGAGGCAGACCCAGGGCTGCACAGCATCACAGGGGCCTCCCCCTTGACAAAGGCAGTTTTCCCGAGACTCCGAACATCCATAGCTTTTACATGGGGAAGCAGAGCTGGGGTCCAAACCTAAATCCTCATTCAGACACTCAGTTGCACCCACTCATGCTGCTAATTTAAAACCTGTAAATAGattcttttaatataaaagaaaaaggaagaagactgGAATGCTCAGTGTGTATAAGACCCTCAGATCAACCCCAGCACCAAAAAGAATTAAAGTCTGAGTCTGAGATGCGCTGGGGTTGCCGCTGCTCCTGTAAAACGTGCCTTTCGTGTATCGCTTGCTCACAGGTAGGGGGTGTGCACACTGTTGGTGACAGTGGGGCCTTCCAGCTTGGGGCCCAGTTTCTCAGGACGTGGCgtaagaatttgaaaaacgtCTGTATCGTCTCGTGCCAAAAGGGTGAGTGCTGCCAATACCCGTCTTGTGTGTAATCTCCACTCTTGCCCTCACTTTTCGGCAGGAGAAAAATGGTGGCCGTGCCAAGCTACGCCCGTCAGTCAGTAACCCTCACCCTGCTCTCTGgtatctctgcctctgtgtctccATTTCCACGGATGCCAGCTGGTAGGGGTCTGTGTTCCCACAGAACAGTACGGACTCATCTTCCAGGACATGGGTTTTACAGTCTATGAATACACCATCTGGAACCCCAAGGACCTGTGCTCAGACCCCATCTTATTCTTCGACGTGATGGAGGTAAAGGGGTCCCCACTCGGAATCTTCTCCCTCTATCAACCTGGTTTGTGGGCCCTCGCCGGAGGCCCTTGCTGAGCTTGGATTGGCCAGGTTTTCTGGTGAGAACAAACCTAACAGAGTATTTCCCCCCTAACCGCCAGGTGTCACCTCTGTACCGTTAGAGGTGGTGCCTTGACAAGATAGTGTCTTCCTACAGCATATCCCAGCTGACAGTATCCTTGTGATTGGGAACATCATTGACTGCAGACTCACACAAAATCAGTGGACAAAGCTGATGTCCATCATTAAGGTcagcccagctcccggccacATGGTCCCTCCTCTCACCTCTGCTTTTCCCCCCAGCAGCAGCCTcatgcttctcttttctctttcagagCAAGCGCCTCTTCCCATTCTTCGACATTCCCTGCCAGGGTCTGTCCACTGGCGACCTGGAAGAAGACACCAGGCTCTTACAGTACTTTGTGTCTCTGGGGTTTGAGTTCTTCTGCAGCCAGTCTCTGTCTAAGAATTTTGGCATTTATGGTATGACAGGAGCAGAAggacaaggagaaaagaaatggggaaaaaaattgTTGCCATATCTATTGCACAagtgtttttttgtgtgtatgtgtgtatgagcttacaaaatgagtttttaataatgttctctctgtgtgtgtctctgtctctgtatttatgtctctctctgcctctctctctctctccctcaaacacacacacacacacacaccagacactgTACTCACTCTTATTTTCCCCACTGCCCTCCCTTACCCCTCCTCCAAAGGATAGATGTTTTTGATATCACTTATCCCCAGGAAGGAGCCTAGTACTCCAGAAAAATCACAGTGCGGGCAGAAAAGAGCACCCGTGAGCTAGAAGTTGGGCTCTGTCACTGAACCCAGATTACCCAAGACACCCGCACTTGTTCTATCTAGTTAAAATTTCACCCTCtcaggcctctgcctccttggctggaagatgaggaggaggtaCTGAGCAAATCTCTCGAGCTCTCTCCTTGCACACCCTTGCTTATGGATACTCTTTCTGCAAAAAAAGAGGCTCGGGACTTCCGGGGCCAAGCGCTAGCCCGCCTGGGCTGAGCCGGTGACGCCATAGCTTAGCCCTTCCCCTTACAAGGTCGGAGAGAGAGGGGTAGGTGAGGTTCCGACCACGAGGGTGAGGCTGTCTTGTCCACGCTGCAGATGAAGGAGTTGGAATTCTAGCCGTGGCGGCCCTCAGCAACCAGGATCTGCTGTGTGTCCTCTCCCAGCTGATGAACTACGTCGGGGCCCTATGGGGAAACCCTCCCGCCACGGGCGCCCGGATAATCACGTCCATCCTCTGCAACCCTGCTCTGTTTGGAGAATGGTACGGGGTGGGAGGGTCTGGACAAGGGAGCGTGCTAGGGCCCTGACGGTTCACGGGATTCACTTGGGTCCTTTTCCTACTTTGTGACCTCTTTATCCCACTCATTCACGCACACATTCATCAAATTTCACTGAGGCCCTCTGTGTGCCATGCCAAGGGTGGCGCTGCCTTGTAGGAGTGGACAATGGCACCTGTTTTGGAGATAAGCCACTGAGTTAGTTATCTAAACACTTCAAGATTGCATTGAGATGAAACCCGTTGTTTTGTACACAAGcgcaggagaaagagagagagacagagagagacagagagacagacagagaaacagagagagacagagagacagagagagagagagagagagacagagagacagagagacagagagagaggagagaatctgAGCCTGCTACAttgttcagcaggtaaagatacttcctgccaagactgatgacctcaAGACCTGATGATTCCCAAAACTCATATGATGAAAAGAACctagacctacacacacacacacacactaaaactaaGATAGCAAATCTGGGAGTCTACTTTGCTTGCTTAAATTAATCTGGGGCCTGGGTTTCTCCCCGGGAAAAGCAAGGTTTTGTGTTCACTTTCGGTTTAGAAAGTTCAGTTGACAGCACCCCTTGATCCTATGGTGAGGCAATGCACGATGGTACAGTTTGGGGTAACAAACGTTCACTTTATGATCTCCAGAAGGCAAACAGATGTAAAGAAAGAGAGATCCACCCCCAATGAGCTAACATCCTCCCACAACCAATAGTGACACGGCCTTTAACACACACAAGCCTTTGGGAGATGTTTAAGACCCAGACAACAACAGAATCGGACCTCCTTCGACCACAGGTGCCGCAGAGCTCAGGTTCCAGCCTTGTGCTGCCTGCATGTAGGAAGAGGGGAACACATGTTGGGCAACAAGGAGACCTCTCGGTCCCATTTCTTGCTTCTTTCCTTGGTAGGAAATACAGTCTGAAAGGTGTCGTGGAGAACATCATGTTGGTCAAGGAGAAGGTGAAGGAGAAGCTCCGACTCCTGGGGACCCCTGGGTCCTGGAATCACATCACCAAACAGAGTGGGACCCACGGTTATCTAGGGCTCAACTGTAAGTTCCAGAACTGTAAGACCCTCCCCTTCCTGACCTCAGACCTGTCTTAACACGGAGCAGCCCTGACTGGATGATTAGTCTCCAACCTTGCTCTGGGCTTTCCTCCCACTCCTGGACAAGCAGGGCTGCTGCAGAGAACTTTATGGGACCCCCACAAATGACACTTTTTATCCTATACTTCTGCCTGGGCTTGAGAGGAAGTCTGAGTCCTGTGCCTGTCACAGACCCACAGGTGGAGTTCTTGACCAAGAAGAAGCACATCTACATCCCCAGGAGCAGCCGTATCAACTTCACCTGCATCAACGCCAGGAACATAGACTACATCACGCAGAGCATTCACGAGGCTGTGGTGCTCACCGAGGGCTGAGGGGGCTGTCTTCTCAAAGACGTCCcaattgaaatggaaatttaGGTAGCCTTTGAAAATAAAGTACTAAATTAATTATTCATTACTATGCTTTACCTTTTCGTTTATTTATGAAGCATGTGCTGGCCTGGGCAGGGAGGGGCTTCAACGCCACACATGCTAAGCATACATGGAGCCCTGgattccagtcccaggagattgGGGGCGAGGGTGCAAGAACAGTTACCCTCGTAGGACATGGTTCAGTTTGTAGCCGTGTGACGAGTAACCAAGTGAATAGAAGTCGGTATGTTTTAAGAGGTGTGTTTGTgggacacacacacgtgtgcacatgtgtacactcTTTCAACTGAGTGCAGTTGTATAAATTCATCTGGTGTATCTTACAAGGGACTTACAATGAGGGCAGATAATGAGGTTGGTTTTCCCATTGCACGTCAGGATGTGTGGTGCCCCACCATTGGATGAAGGTGGGAAGTACGGGCCTTGTGGGATTTGTCTTTATAGGCACCAGACTAATGTAATTCGTGGCCATTTTCTGGGAATcctgggtatggacctggccagtgtcTATCATCCTGGCCAGTAATTTAACACAGCTTGCTTCAAAGTTGACtcaaaaattgtggtagtggcCTTATTCTTGCCCGGTGGGATTAAAAGATCCCTACTGATTTGGGGGCGCCGAATTGGTGAAGAGCTGCATCCCATCGGGCTGAACAGAATTTAAACAGTAGAGTGGGAGTGGACAGGACTCCACAGCATTTCCTAGAACTGAGAAACCCATCGCCTGCCCGAGGAAACTTTAGAACTAAGAAATGAATTGCCTATCACTTGAACTTCAGGGGCAGTCACACCTAGCGGCTACAGAAATGTCACCTTCCAGGTAGGGGACCCAGCACATCCTGTGTAGTTGAGGCAACCAAACTTGTTTGCAGGAGCTAAAATGCGTGGGTTGTTATCTTATGTGAACAACAGCCCCCAGCGTTCTAGGAAGTTACCCATCCTTGGGCaagtggggcttacaggttaaagacacttttgttttatagatctctAAGTACAGTCATTTAAACTTTACTTTAGCCCTcacattcccccacccccaaaacttaaaacataactcTAGCCCTCACGTTACCTCTGCCTAACAGCACCTGTTTACCCTGCCGCCCCCAGGTACTCATTCGAGACAAGTAGATGCCCTCTACCAGCAGTCTGAGATCTGTCTGGTCCTCTCTTCCAGACAAGGCCAACCCATCCCTGAGTCCTCCAAATCTGACCCAGGCCACAGAGAAATGAGTTTGCTCCACACAGCATACTTAGTAACCCCCACAAggccactctctccctctctccagagTCCCTGGTTGGCTAACAGTGCAGCTTTTTCCTCTCTGTCTAGCCTGTTTATAAATTCTCAAGCCTCCTAAAGGCCTCAGGTAGTAGTCCTTTAGTTGACCTTGGCTGTCAGTTTGACTGGCTCTATTCTGTGAAGATACTTTCTGAAAGGATTAACTGGATAGAGAAGATCctgcccccactccccccccatcccccaccccaatcTCCAGCATGGGCAGCACTTTCTGATGGCAGCCCAGATATAATGAAATCTGGGGGGAAGGGGGCAGTGTTACTTTGCCTGCTGACTGTTCTCCTTACCGGTGACTGCATCTACCttgttgctgctactgctgctaccATCCTTCACTAACAAAGAAATCCAGCTTCTTTGGCCTTCCGAGGTGGACTGAAGAAAAGGAATTCTCCAGGCTTCCAGTACTAGATTGGAACTGCTGAGGGATCCAGTCTGCAGCTTCCAGGGCTCTTGACTTCTCCAGTGTGCAGGCAGCCATTACTGGGCTCCCTAACCCATACCATGTTAACCATTCTCATAAATCCCCTTTGTAACATATTCAACCAATTCTTTTCCTCTTGAGAACCCTGACTGATACAGGCAATGCGGCCAGACAGGTTTGTGCTCTTCACTCAATACAATTCTACTCCTAGGAGGAGCTTGGAAGGTAGGAGATGCAGCTctgttggtagaatgcttgcttagcatgcaccaGAATGGCATAAGGATGTGGTagctgcagccgggcggtggtggtgcatgcctttaatcccagagtttgaggccagcctagtccacaagagctagttccaggacaggctccaaaagctacagagaaaccctgtctcgaaaaaaaaagaagatgtggTAGCTGCATGCCTGAAGTCTCAGCAGCTGGTAGGAGGAATgggagaatcaaaagttcaaggtccaAGGCCATTCAGGGATAGGAAACCCTgcatgagtggtgtgtgtgtgtgtttgtatgtgtgtgtgtctatgtatgtgtgtgtctatatgtgtgtgtgtcttgcctatgtctgtatgtgtatgtgttcttatatatgtgtacatgtgtgtctgtgtgtgtctgcatgtgtatgtgttcttgtataggtgtatgtgtgtctatgtgtgtctctgtatgtgcttgtgtgtctgtgtgtgtttgtgtctttgtaGTTTGGAGAACAATGGTTTGAGGCATCAGCAGCCCAGCTGCTGTCTTGTGTTCCTCCAATGAAAATGCAATTCCTAGATGGAGGGTTGtatgatgaaagaaaatgagcttttcttcattttcttacaaCTTTTGTTAAAAAGGAAAGTCTGGTGATTTGGAAAGCATGCTTAGGAGTGAGATAGTCCTGGGTTAAAATCCATGTTCCGTCTTGGTCTGTCGGACACTAGAGAAGTTACCTGTAGTCTCTATGAGTTTTTTTCCTATGTGAAATAAGGCCAATACTCTTCTGTACGCCTGGTGAGGGCTGGCGAGCTCATTAGATCACTCACACGCAGTCTGACTCATGGCCAGTACTTGATGAGCTAGCAGGAGTCTTCTAGAAAGTTCCAGCATCACTAAAGTCTCCAGGAAGGACTGTAAGGAACCCCCAGGGCCAGGATGAGTTAGGAATGACAGGTGAGTGGCCTTGTTTATCCCACTTCCAACGAATGTCTGCaaatctatttgtttttattttgtgaaatagGTTCTTGCTACcaagccaggctagccttgagctcacaacctccctccctcagcctgcCAGGAGCTAGGACTTTGGGTGTGCACCACACTCCTGCCGGTGTGTCTGTGGATTGTAATCCTTCTGCCACACCACTTCCATCTCCTCGCTCTTCTCTTCAGTTTCACTTTTGTGATGTCCTTCGTCCCTCTTCGATTTCCTCATTCAGTCCACAGCCACACAGAGCAGTGGTACCCACAGCCCTGGATTCTTCCAGATAGGAGTACGAGACAAATGAAAGCCCCAGATGTGTATCCGGTGACCCTTAGTCTTTCTGGCCTAAGGTACGGTCTATGACCctaaactcagggtcagaaattagggttcagcctgaagatccaaaaggcaaaacaaccactcactggctcttacctcgacttcagtctgaaaatggcgatcctgcttcCTGGAATCTCAAGAGACTGTGTGACTGAGAACTGTTTCctcagttgggcggtggtggcgcaggtctttaatcccagcactcgggaggcagaggcaggcggatctctgtgagttctaggccagtctggtccacatagtgagttccaggacaggttccaaagccacacagagaaacttcatctgaaaaaaaaaaaagaaagaaagaaagaaagaaaaaagaactgtttcctcccattttatagtcctctctagggctgggattaaagccatgcacctcTGTCATTAAAGAcgtgcactgcccagtttctatggcaac
The sequence above is a segment of the Chionomys nivalis chromosome 20, mChiNiv1.1, whole genome shotgun sequence genome. Coding sequences within it:
- the Got1l1 gene encoding putative aspartate aminotransferase, cytoplasmic 2, which translates into the protein MTSLSVFSDIPPAQKLEGSLLKFYKQDNYSSKMFLAYRVCMTDEGHPWVSLVVHKTRLKITQDPSLNYEYLPLLGMKSFIQAALELLFGKHSQAIAEKRVGGVHTVGDSGAFQLGAQFLRTWRKNLKNVCIVSCQKEQYGLIFQDMGFTVYEYTIWNPKDLCSDPILFFDVMEHIPADSILVIGNIIDCRLTQNQWTKLMSIIKSKRLFPFFDIPCQGLSTGDLEEDTRLLQYFVSLGFEFFCSQSLSKNFGIYDEGVGILAVAALSNQDLLCVLSQLMNYVGALWGNPPATGARIITSILCNPALFGEWKYSLKGVVENIMLVKEKVKEKLRLLGTPGSWNHITKQSGTHGYLGLNYPQVEFLTKKKHIYIPRSSRINFTCINARNIDYITQSIHEAVVLTEG